A region from the Macrobrachium nipponense isolate FS-2020 chromosome 47, ASM1510439v2, whole genome shotgun sequence genome encodes:
- the LOC135204530 gene encoding tigger transposable element-derived protein 1-like, translated as MLKPGLIYKSLNPRALKNKNKALLPVYWMSNKKAWITKALTLDWFVNCFIPLVKLYLAKNGLPFKVLLLMDCAGGHATDLHYDGVQVEFLSPNTTSLIQPMDQGVIRAFKALYTRSTMEGLISSIDEGDDDFSLKKYWREYNIATCLANIQNALKEMKQQTLNASWRKLWPDVVHDYDGFTPDEVHHSAVNKAVRLAWLVANEGISDMTAEDVNSLIECHSEPLTDEDLVEMTRSASEEEEEAADDGYDDELEQRGLTL; from the coding sequence ATGCTCAAGCCCGGCTTAATTTACAAGTCACTGAATCCTCgtgctttgaaaaacaaaaacaaagccttGCTGCCCGTCTACTGGatgagtaataagaaggcatggataaCTAAAGCCCTCACACTCGACTGGTTCGTGAACTGCTTTATTCCGCTGGTGAAGTTGTACCTCGCGAAAAATGGGCTGCCCTTTAAGGTCCTCCTCTTGATGGACTGTGCAGGAGGACATGCAACGGACCTGCATTACGACGGGGTCCAAGTGGAGTTCCTGTCCCCCAACACCACTTCCCTCATACAACCAATGGATCAGGGGGTTATTCGGGCCTTCAAGGCCCTCTACACGAGGTCCACGATGGAGGGCCTCATCTCCTCCATCGACGAAGGCGACGATGACTTCAGCCTCAAGAAATATTGGCGGGAGTACAACATTGCGACGTGCCTGGCCAACATTCAGAACGCTCTTAAGGAGATGAAACAGCAAACACTGAATGCAAGttggagaaaattgtggccagACGTCGTTCATGACTATGATGGATTTACACCAGACGAAGTTCACCACTCTGCCGTAAATAAGGCTGTGAGGCTGGCGTGGTTGGTAGCCAACGAAGGTATCTCCGACATGACGGCGGAAGACGTCAACTCACTGATCGAGTGCCACTCGGAGCCCCTAACCGACGAGGACCTCGTCGAAATGACAAGATCGGCgagtgaggaagaagaggaggcagCCGACGACGGCTACGATGACGAACTTGAGCAACGTGGCCTTACATTATAA